One window from the genome of Nicotiana sylvestris chromosome 9, ASM39365v2, whole genome shotgun sequence encodes:
- the LOC138876846 gene encoding uncharacterized protein, with the protein MTETKPTVDVIPVMSKITENKFMGSNYMDWSKTIRLYLRSIDKENHLVDDPPKDETKSVWLKEDAKLFLQIKNSMHSEVNDLVSHCDYVKDLMDYLDFLYSGKGNLSRMYDVCQAFYHPSMQDRSLTTYFSEFKKVYDELNVILPFSPDVKVQQAQREQLAVMSFLSGLSPEFEGAKSQILSGTAISSLKEAFTRVLRTEKSHPGPTATIDSGALLSRVQKNRGHSNRNRSSDSQDLKQGEVECFYCHELGHTIRYCVKLQNKNKRSQYANIATSETISPSQSSSPPINTIPESGSYDEADYW; encoded by the exons ATGACTGAAACGAAACCTACCGTTGATGTCATTCCGGTTATGTCCAAAATTACGGAGAATAAGTTCATGGGTTCCAATTACATGGATTGGAGTAAGACGATCCGTCTCTATTTGCGGAGCATCGACAAAGAGAACCACTTGGTTGATGATCCACCCAAGGATGAGACTAAATCAGTCTGGTTAAAGGAGGATGCAAAATTGTTTCTCCAAATCAAGAATTCGATGCACAGTGAGGTAAATGATCTAGTTTCTCATTGTGATTATGTGAAGGATCTAATGGATTATTTAGATTTTTTGTACTCTGGCAAAGGAAACTTGTCTCGCATGTATGATGTGTGCCAGGCATTTTACCATCCATCCATGCAAGATCGCTCTCTCACCACTTACTTCTCAGAGTTTAAGAAGGTGTATGATGAGCTTAATGTTATATTGCCGTTTAGTCCAGATGTGAAGGTACAACAGGCTCAGCGTGAACAACTGGCGGTCATGAGTTTCCTTTCTGGTCTTTCTCCCGAATTTGAAGGGGCCAAATCGCAGATTTTATCTGGGACTGCTATTTCTTCCTTGAAAGAGGCCTTTACAAGAGTGTTGCGTACTGAAAAGTCTCATCCAGGTCCGACAGCCACGATCGATAGTGGTGCTCTGCTTAGCCGCGTCCAAAAGAATAGGGGTCATAGTAATCGCAATCGGAGTAGCGATAGTCAAGACCTAAAGCAAGGGGAAGTTGAATGTTTTTATTGTCATGAGCTCGGTCATACCATACGTTATTGTGTGAAGCTTCAGAATAAGAACAAAAGATCTCAGTATGCCAACATCGCCACTTCCGAGACTATTTCACCATCTCAGTCATCATCTCCTCCTATCAATACTATCCCCGAGTCAG GATCTTACGACGAAGCAGATTATTGGTAA